The following are encoded together in the Sparus aurata chromosome 1, fSpaAur1.1, whole genome shotgun sequence genome:
- the LOC115586608 gene encoding E3 ubiquitin-protein ligase SMURF2-like, which yields MSSQGVRRNGPVKLRLTVLCAKNLAKKDFFRLPDPFAKVVVDGSGQCHSTDTVRNTLDPKWNQHYDLYIGKADSITISVWNHKKIHKKQGAGFLGCVRLLSNAINRLKDTGYQRLDLNKLGPNDNDTVRGQIVVSLQSRDRIGTGGPVVDCSRLFDNDLPDGWEERRTASGRIQYLNHITRTTQWERPTRPASEYSSPSGRPLSCVVDENTPVMTPVNGAEASGPPGEQRIQERRVRSQRHRNYMSRTHLHTPPDLPEGYEQRTTQQGQVYFLHTQTGVSTWHDPRVPRDLSNVNCEELGPLPPGWEIRNTATGRVYFVDHNNRTTQFTDPRLSANLHLVLNPSPNGSRVAMESQNTNLSHPPQVKDQGGPGAPQQPLSPAQLPEEAECLTVPKYKRDLVQKLKILRQELSQQQPQAGHCRIEVCREEIFEESYRQVMKMRPKDLWKRLMIKFRGEEGLDYGGVAREWLYLLSHEMLNPYYGLFQYSRDDIYTLQINPDSAVNPEHLSYFHFVGRIMGMAVFHGHYIDGGFTLPFYKQLLGKPITLDDMESVDPDLHNSLVWILDNDITGVLDHTFCVEHNAYGEIIQHELKPNGKSIPVSEDTKKEYVRLYVNWRFLHGIEAQFLALQKGFNEVIPQHLLKSFDEKELELIVCGLGKIDISDWKSNTRLKHCTPDSNIVKWFWKAVESFDEERRARLLQFVTGSSRVPLQGFKALQGAAGPRLFTIHQIDANTNNLPKAHTCFNRIDIPPYESYDKLYDKLLTAIEETCGFAVE from the exons GGTTGCCAGATCCTTTTGCCAAAGTGGTGGTGGACGGCTCAGGACAATGCCACTCAACAGATACTGTGAGAAATACGCTGGACCCAAAGTGGAACCAACATTATGATCT ATACATTGGAAAGGCAGACTCAATCACCATCAGCGTATGGAACCATAAGAAGATCCACAAAAAGCAGGGTGCAGGTTTCCTGGGCTGTGTTCGCCTCCTGTCCAACGCCATCAACAGGCTGAAAGACACTGGCT ATCAGAGACTAGATCTGAATAAGCTGGGCCCCAATGACAATGATACTGTGAGAGGACAAATAGTTG TGAGTCTTCAGTCAAGAGATCGCATTGGGACAGGAGGGCCGGTGGTGGACTGCAGTCGCTTGTTTGACAATGATTTACCTGATGG ttgggaggagaggaggacagccTCTGGAAGGATACAGTACCTGAACCACATCACACGTACCACGCAATGGGAGAGACCTACCAG GCCAGCGTCAGAGTATTCCAGCCCATCAGGGCGTCCGCTGAGCTGTGTGGTGGACGAGAACACCCCAGTGATGACACCTGTAAATGGGGCAGAGGCCAGCGGCCCACCGGGCGAACAGAGGATCCAGGAGAGACGGGTTCGTTCACAGCGGCATCGTAACTACATGAGCCGAACACACCTGCATACACCGCCGGACCTACCTGAGGGTTATG aGCAAAGAACGACTCAGCAGGGTCAGGTGTACTTCCTCCACACACAGACTGGAGTCAGCACCTGGCATGACCCCCGTGTGCCCAG AGACCTCAGTAATGTGAACTGTGAGGAGCTGGGCCCACTGCCACCAGGTTGGGAGATCAGAAACACAGCCACAGGCAGAGTCTACTTCGTCGACCACAACAATCGAACGACACAGTTCACTGACCCGCGACTATCTGCTAACCTGCATCTAGTTCTCAA CCCAAGTCCAAATGGTTCCCGTGTGGCCATGGAAAGCCAAAACACTAACCTCAG TCATCCGCCTCAGGTGAAGGACCAGGGTGGTCCTGGGGCTCCTCAGCAACCTCTGTCCCCAGCCCAGCTGCCTGAAGAGGCAGAGTGCCTGACGGTGCCCAAATACAAGAGGGACCTGGTGCAGAAGCTAAAGATCCTGCGGCAGGAGCTTTCTCAGCAGCAGCCCCAGGCTGGCCACTGCCGCATCGAGGTCTGCCGCGAGGAGATATTTGAG GAGTCGTACCGGCAAGTGATGAAGATGCGTCCAAAGGATCTCTGGAAAAGACTGATGATCAAAttcagaggagaagagggacTGGACTATGGTGGGGTAGCAAG GGAGTGGTTATACCTACTGTCCCACGAGATGCTGAATCCTTACTACGGCCTGTTCCAGTATTCTAGAGATGACATCTACACTCTGCAGATTAACCCCGACTCTGCTGTCAACCCG GAGCACCTGTCCTACTTCCACTTTGTGGGTCGCATCATGGGCATGGCGGTGTTCCACGGCCACTACATTGACGGAGGCTTCACGCTGCCCTTCTACAAACAGCTGCTGGGCAAACCGATCACGCTGGATGATATGGAGTCAGTCGACCCCGACCTTCACAACAGCCTTGTCTGGATCCT GGACAATGACATCACTGGGGTGCTGGACCACACTTTCTGTGTGGAGCACAATGCCTACGGAGAAATCATCCAGCATGAATTGAAACCCAACGGCAAGAGTATCCCCGTCTCAGAGGACACCAAGAAGGAGTATGTCAG GTTGTATGTGAACTGGCGTTTCCTGCATGGCATCGAGGCTCAGTTTCTGGCTCTACAGAAAGGCTTCAATGAGGTTATTCCTCAGCACCTGCTCAAATCCTTCGATGAGAAAGAGCtggag CTGATAGTGTGTGGCCTGGGAAAGATCGACATCTCTGACTGGAAGTCCAACACCCGTCTGAAGCACTGCACCCCAGACAGCAACATCGTCAAGTGGTTTTGGAAAGCTGTGGAATCATttgatgaggagaggagggccCGGCTTCTGCAGTTTGTTACCGGATCATCCAGAGTCCCGCTGCAAGGCTTCAAGGCTTTACAGG GTGCTGCTGGGCCCAGACTCTTCACCATTCATCAGATTGATGCTAACACCAACAACCTGCCCAAAGCCCATACCTG CTTCAATCGGATTGACATTCCGCCCTACGAGAGCTACGACAAGCTCTACGACAAGCTGCTGACGGCGATTGAGGAGACCTGCGGCTTCGCAGTGGAATGA